A region from the Paraurantiacibacter namhicola genome encodes:
- a CDS encoding PaaI family thioesterase gives MEKALDAFNWPSAKTLGAQPVGFDAETKTIEMAFVPPEGFANMRGCVQGGLLAGFMDEAMGAAVYMGTGGKLQLSLDINLSLLRPVAMERLTVKAHTVKPGRRITFVEAELFDHEGKLCARATATTMATEWPDGTKPDQQA, from the coding sequence ATGGAAAAGGCGCTGGACGCTTTCAACTGGCCCTCTGCCAAGACATTGGGCGCGCAGCCGGTCGGCTTCGATGCCGAGACGAAGACCATCGAGATGGCATTCGTGCCGCCCGAAGGCTTCGCCAACATGCGTGGCTGCGTGCAGGGCGGGCTGCTGGCCGGCTTCATGGACGAGGCGATGGGCGCGGCCGTCTACATGGGCACGGGCGGCAAGCTGCAATTGTCGCTCGACATCAATCTCTCGCTGCTTCGCCCCGTGGCGATGGAGCGGCTGACGGTGAAGGCGCACACGGTGAAGCCGGGACGGCGCATCACCTTCGTGGAGGCCGAGCTGTTCGACCATGAGGGCAAACTGTGCGCCCGCGCGACTGCCACTACCATGGCGACCGAGTGGCCTGACGGCACGAAGCCGGACCAGCAGGCCTGA
- a CDS encoding DUF1697 domain-containing protein, whose amino-acid sequence MVQFAALLGAINVGGNRLSMADLRHALEREGFDAVETVIASGNVLFQHEDRPAAGIAEKIAHVVAERFDIDSFAVVLTREELAAAIAANPFREDGDASQVHAIFLEGELDSAAFDALVEHYADRGPERIAAGERALHVDYRAGVGRSKLTAPYIERQLGQRGTARNMRSLRRILDKMG is encoded by the coding sequence ATGGTCCAGTTCGCGGCCTTGCTGGGCGCGATCAATGTCGGCGGCAATCGTCTGTCCATGGCGGATTTGCGGCATGCGCTGGAACGCGAAGGCTTCGATGCCGTCGAAACGGTCATCGCCAGCGGCAATGTCCTGTTCCAGCACGAGGACCGCCCCGCAGCAGGCATCGCCGAGAAGATCGCCCATGTGGTGGCCGAACGCTTCGATATCGACAGCTTTGCCGTGGTCCTGACGCGCGAGGAACTAGCTGCCGCCATCGCGGCTAACCCTTTCCGCGAGGATGGCGATGCAAGCCAAGTCCACGCCATCTTCCTGGAAGGCGAGCTGGACAGCGCGGCCTTCGATGCGCTGGTCGAGCACTACGCCGATCGCGGGCCAGAACGCATCGCGGCAGGAGAGCGCGCCCTGCATGTCGATTACCGCGCAGGCGTGGGCCGCAGCAAGCTGACCGCGCCCTATATTGAGCGGCAATTGGGCCAGCGCGGCACGGCGCGCAACATGCGCAGCCTGCGGCGCATACTGGACAAGATGGGCTGA
- the rpsO gene encoding 30S ribosomal protein S15, translated as MSVAPEQKQKIIKDNATSKGDTGSPEVQVAILTERIRNLTEHFKSNHKDNHSRRGLLMMVNKRRNLLAYLKRKDLGRYNDLIKKLGLRK; from the coding sequence ATGTCGGTAGCACCCGAGCAGAAGCAGAAGATCATCAAGGACAACGCCACCTCCAAGGGCGATACCGGTTCTCCGGAAGTCCAGGTCGCCATCCTGACCGAGCGTATCCGCAACCTGACCGAACACTTCAAGAGCAACCACAAGGATAACCATTCCCGCCGTGGTCTGCTGATGATGGTCAACAAGCGTCGCAACCTGCTTGCTTACCTGAAGCGCAAGGATCTGGGCCGTTACAACGACCTGATCAAGAAGCTGGGTCTTCGCAAATAA
- the truB gene encoding tRNA pseudouridine(55) synthase TruB yields the protein MNTDKPQLHGWLLLDKPRGLGSTQAVGAVKRIMRQAGHPKTKVGHGGTLDPLAQGVLPIALGEATKLAGRMLDASKIYDFTLQFGEETDTLDVEGEVVRRSDRRPPMAAIAAVLEHFTGAIEQVPPVFSAIKVDGNRAYDRARAGEDVAMEAKTRAVTIHSLSLAGGRSDEDVASVFQTTSGRPDPYDPQMPLEMADSVTLTAHVSKGTYIRSLARDIAHALGTVGHVTYLRRTKAGPFAERDAISLDKLDDLSMGAGLQDLLLPLEAGLDDIPALHLDPESAQAARQGRVVSGLPHPDGLHFAKLGNVPVALVELDGGTMKVVRGFNLSDVAE from the coding sequence GTGAACACCGACAAACCCCAACTTCACGGCTGGCTGCTTCTCGACAAGCCGCGCGGCCTCGGCTCCACGCAGGCCGTGGGTGCCGTCAAGCGCATCATGCGGCAGGCAGGGCACCCGAAGACCAAGGTCGGCCACGGCGGCACGCTGGACCCGCTGGCCCAAGGCGTGCTGCCTATCGCGCTGGGGGAGGCGACGAAGCTGGCCGGGCGCATGCTAGACGCCAGCAAGATCTACGATTTCACCCTGCAATTCGGCGAGGAGACGGACACGCTGGACGTGGAGGGCGAAGTCGTCCGCCGCTCCGACCGGCGCCCGCCCATGGCCGCCATCGCCGCAGTGCTGGAGCATTTCACCGGCGCCATCGAGCAGGTCCCGCCGGTCTTCTCCGCTATCAAGGTGGACGGCAATCGCGCCTATGACCGGGCGAGGGCGGGGGAGGACGTGGCGATGGAGGCGAAAACGCGCGCCGTTACGATCCATTCCCTGTCGCTGGCCGGTGGGCGGAGTGACGAGGATGTGGCGTCCGTTTTCCAGACCACCAGCGGCCGCCCCGATCCCTACGACCCGCAGATGCCCCTGGAGATGGCGGACAGCGTCACGCTGACCGCGCATGTCAGCAAGGGGACGTACATCCGCAGCCTTGCACGGGATATCGCACACGCCCTTGGAACGGTGGGACACGTCACTTACCTCAGGCGAACGAAGGCCGGGCCCTTTGCCGAGCGGGACGCGATTTCGCTGGACAAGTTGGACGATTTGTCTATGGGCGCGGGACTTCAAGACCTCCTCCTGCCGCTGGAGGCGGGGCTGGACGACATCCCGGCCCTGCATCTCGATCCGGAAAGCGCGCAGGCGGCCCGTCAGGGCCGGGTCGTTTCCGGATTGCCCCATCCCGACGGGCTTCATTTTGCGAAACTGGGCAATGTCCCGGTGGCGCTGGTGGAACTGGATGGCGGGACGATGAAAGTCGTCAGGGGTTTCAACCTTTCCGATGTCGCGGAGTAA
- a CDS encoding thymidine kinase, translating into MAKLYFYYAAMNAGKSSTLLQAAFNYNERDMRTSLWTAALDDRPGFGAISSRIGLASDAHRFEEATDIAARVLEEHDEKPVHCVLVDEAQFLTRDQVWQLARLADEEGIPVVCYGLRTDFQGNLFPGAAALLGIADNLVELKAMCHCGRKATMNLRVDAHGKAVGEGEQTEIGGNDRYVALCRKHFVRALEG; encoded by the coding sequence ATGGCCAAGCTCTATTTCTATTATGCCGCGATGAATGCGGGCAAGAGCTCCACGCTGCTGCAGGCGGCGTTCAATTATAACGAGCGCGACATGCGCACCAGCCTGTGGACCGCCGCGCTGGACGACCGGCCCGGTTTTGGCGCGATCAGCAGCCGCATTGGCCTTGCCAGCGATGCCCACCGTTTCGAGGAAGCGACCGACATCGCTGCACGCGTGCTGGAAGAGCATGACGAGAAGCCGGTCCATTGCGTGCTGGTGGACGAGGCGCAGTTCCTGACGCGCGATCAGGTGTGGCAGCTGGCGCGGCTGGCGGACGAGGAGGGGATACCCGTCGTCTGTTACGGCCTGCGCACGGATTTCCAGGGCAACCTGTTTCCGGGCGCGGCGGCGCTGCTGGGCATTGCGGATAACCTCGTGGAGCTGAAGGCCATGTGCCATTGCGGGCGCAAGGCGACGATGAACCTTCGCGTGGATGCGCACGGCAAGGCTGTTGGCGAGGGCGAGCAGACCGAGATCGGCGGCAACGACCGCTATGTCGCGCTGTGCCGCAAGCATTTCGTCCGCGCGCTGGAAGGGTAA
- the glpD gene encoding glycerol-3-phosphate dehydrogenase — protein MSEGYDLLVIGGGVNGAGIARDAAGRGMRVLLAEKDDLAAHTSSASTKLVHGGLRYLENYEFRLVRESLQERERLLAMAPHIIWPLRFVLPYDKGLRPKWMLRAGLFLYDHIGGRKALPGTETVDLTRPPHSQVLEPRLTSGFAYSDCWVEDARLVVLNTVDAAEHGADIRVRTEVTGLERRDEDWLATLRGPDGAEEQVSARQVVNAAGPWVDAVLGKAIPGEDHRNLRLVQGSHLIFPRLFAGDHCYIFQNGDGRIVFAIPYEREFTLVGTTDRRYEGDPGEVAITDGEADYICAAINEYLATDVTPEDAIWSYSGVRPLYDDKSGSDSTVTRDYVFELDRGAQDAGPPILSIFGGKITTYRKLAEHALERLGAPGKAWTADEALPGGDLPVSFEAFAGQMIRTTPFLPQQVVWRLCRAYGSRVRDVIGTATDASQLGEHFGQGLYEAEIRHLVQNEFARSADDVLWRRSKLGLHMSDAQRARVADWFEAQS, from the coding sequence ATGAGCGAAGGCTACGATTTGCTGGTGATCGGCGGCGGCGTGAACGGCGCCGGGATTGCGCGCGATGCGGCCGGGCGCGGCATGCGCGTGCTGCTGGCGGAAAAGGACGACCTGGCCGCCCATACCTCCAGCGCCAGCACCAAGCTGGTACATGGCGGGCTGCGATACCTGGAGAATTACGAATTCCGCCTGGTGCGCGAGAGCCTGCAGGAGCGCGAACGGCTGCTGGCCATGGCGCCGCACATCATCTGGCCGCTGCGCTTCGTGCTGCCTTACGACAAGGGCCTGCGCCCGAAATGGATGCTGCGCGCGGGCCTGTTCCTTTACGACCATATCGGCGGGCGCAAGGCCTTGCCGGGGACAGAGACGGTGGACCTTACCCGCCCACCCCATTCGCAGGTGCTGGAGCCGCGCCTGACGAGCGGCTTCGCCTATTCGGACTGCTGGGTGGAAGATGCGCGGCTGGTGGTGCTGAACACCGTGGACGCAGCGGAGCACGGCGCGGATATCCGCGTGCGGACCGAGGTGACGGGACTGGAGCGGCGTGACGAGGACTGGCTCGCAACGCTGCGCGGTCCGGACGGCGCGGAAGAGCAGGTATCGGCCAGGCAGGTGGTCAATGCCGCCGGGCCATGGGTCGATGCGGTACTGGGCAAGGCCATTCCCGGAGAGGACCATCGTAACCTCCGCCTCGTGCAAGGCAGCCACCTGATCTTCCCGCGCCTGTTCGCGGGCGACCACTGCTACATCTTCCAGAACGGCGACGGGCGCATCGTCTTTGCCATACCCTACGAGCGGGAGTTCACCCTCGTCGGCACGACGGACCGAAGGTACGAGGGCGATCCGGGCGAGGTCGCCATCACCGATGGCGAGGCGGACTATATTTGCGCCGCGATCAACGAATATCTCGCCACAGACGTGACGCCAGAGGACGCGATCTGGTCCTATTCCGGCGTGCGGCCGCTGTACGACGACAAGTCGGGCAGCGATTCCACCGTCACGCGGGATTATGTGTTCGAGCTGGACCGGGGTGCGCAAGACGCCGGGCCTCCCATCCTCTCCATTTTCGGCGGAAAGATCACGACGTATCGCAAGCTCGCCGAGCACGCGCTGGAGCGGCTCGGCGCGCCGGGGAAGGCGTGGACCGCTGACGAGGCTTTGCCGGGCGGCGATCTTCCGGTCAGTTTCGAGGCATTTGCCGGCCAGATGATCCGCACCACGCCCTTCCTGCCGCAGCAGGTGGTCTGGCGGCTATGCCGAGCCTACGGCTCGCGCGTCCGCGACGTCATCGGCACCGCGACCGATGCATCGCAGCTGGGCGAACATTTCGGACAGGGGCTCTACGAGGCGGAGATACGCCATCTCGTGCAGAACGAATTCGCTCGCAGCGCCGATGACGTCCTGTGGCGCCGCAGCAAGCTGGGCCTGCACATGAGCGATGCGCAGCGGGCGCGCGTGGCGGATTGGTTCGAGGCGCAGTCCTAG
- the infB gene encoding translation initiation factor IF-2 — MSDSDNKPTRTRKPLSLKGSQPGEVKQTFSHGRTNKVAVEVKRRRKLVKPGEEPAATPAPEAEVAPAPAPAPEPAPTPAPAAKKKPAASDETPQERVARLQREAEEERLRLAEEARKRDDQKAVKAAKDEKQRAEDNKKAAEEAEKQAAEDAKKQAKAETQAQDAAADASADASAAGEADGDASAAGRPAARKFSPVARPEIKRPAKKKEEKPARGGATTGADKRRSGKLTVNKALNEDEGRRARSLAALKRAREKERRLQGGGSNKPREKQVRDVVVPEAITVGELAKRMGEKGADLVKELFNLDMMVTVNQTIDQDTAELLVEQFGHNITRVSEADVDIAVEEDVDPAETLKPRPPVVTIMGHVDHGKTSLLDALRGTKVTKGEAGGITQHIGSYQVKTKGGDTVTFLDTPGHAAFTEMRQRGANVTDIVVLVVAADDGIMPQTIEAINHTKAAGVPMIVAINKIDKPEANPDNVRNRLLEHEVIVEKMSGDVQDVEVSATEGTGLDELLEKIALQAELLELKARPDRDAEATVIEAQLDKGRGPVATVLVTRGTLKRGDTFVVGTESGRVRAVVNDAGKQIKEAGPSMPVEVLGLGGVPSAGDVLTVVENEARAREVAQYRQEKATEKRTALAPTSFDTMFNQANVIEWPCVVKADVQGSVEAIVNALHNLSNDDIKVRVLHAGVGAITESDVTLAAASGAPIIGFGVRPNPKARDLVKRDGVRMMYYDVIYHLTDDVTKEMIGELGPLKVENVVGRAQVKEVFKSGKKDKAAGLLVEEGVIRKGLHARLTRDDVIVSATTIASLRRFKDDVDEVRAGLECGVVLADTNDIKAGDQLEVFEVNEEERTL, encoded by the coding sequence ATGAGCGATAGCGACAACAAGCCGACCCGCACCCGCAAGCCGTTGAGCCTGAAGGGTAGCCAGCCGGGCGAGGTCAAGCAGACCTTCAGCCATGGCCGCACCAACAAGGTCGCGGTCGAGGTGAAGCGTCGCCGCAAGCTCGTGAAGCCGGGCGAGGAACCGGCGGCAACGCCCGCACCCGAGGCGGAAGTCGCACCTGCGCCCGCTCCGGCGCCTGAGCCTGCGCCAACGCCCGCGCCTGCCGCGAAGAAGAAGCCGGCCGCCTCCGACGAGACGCCGCAGGAACGCGTCGCCCGCCTTCAGCGCGAAGCCGAGGAAGAGCGCCTGCGCCTGGCGGAAGAAGCCCGCAAGCGCGACGACCAGAAGGCCGTGAAGGCCGCCAAGGACGAGAAGCAGCGCGCCGAGGATAACAAGAAGGCCGCCGAGGAAGCCGAGAAGCAGGCTGCCGAAGACGCCAAGAAGCAGGCCAAGGCCGAAACGCAGGCGCAGGACGCCGCCGCCGATGCCTCTGCCGATGCCTCCGCCGCTGGCGAGGCCGATGGCGATGCCAGTGCAGCCGGCCGTCCCGCAGCCCGCAAGTTCTCTCCCGTGGCGCGCCCCGAAATCAAGCGCCCGGCGAAGAAGAAGGAAGAAAAGCCCGCCCGTGGCGGCGCGACGACCGGCGCGGACAAGCGCCGCAGCGGCAAGCTGACCGTCAACAAGGCGCTGAACGAGGACGAGGGCCGCCGTGCCCGCAGCCTCGCCGCGCTGAAGCGTGCGCGCGAGAAGGAACGTCGCCTGCAGGGTGGTGGCAGCAATAAGCCGCGCGAGAAGCAGGTCCGCGACGTGGTCGTGCCCGAAGCCATCACGGTTGGCGAACTGGCCAAGCGCATGGGCGAGAAGGGCGCAGACCTGGTGAAGGAGCTGTTCAACCTCGACATGATGGTGACGGTCAACCAGACCATCGACCAGGACACTGCAGAGCTGCTGGTGGAGCAGTTCGGCCACAACATTACCCGCGTTTCCGAGGCCGATGTCGACATCGCCGTGGAAGAGGATGTGGATCCGGCAGAAACGCTGAAGCCGCGTCCGCCGGTGGTGACGATCATGGGCCATGTCGATCACGGCAAGACCAGCCTGCTGGACGCCCTTCGCGGCACCAAGGTGACCAAGGGCGAAGCCGGCGGCATCACGCAGCACATCGGCAGTTATCAGGTGAAGACCAAGGGCGGCGATACCGTCACCTTCCTCGACACGCCGGGCCACGCCGCCTTCACCGAAATGCGCCAGCGCGGCGCCAATGTGACGGATATCGTGGTGCTGGTGGTGGCAGCGGATGACGGCATCATGCCGCAGACGATCGAGGCCATCAATCACACCAAGGCAGCCGGCGTCCCGATGATCGTGGCGATAAACAAGATCGACAAGCCGGAAGCCAATCCCGACAATGTCCGCAACCGCCTGCTGGAACACGAAGTGATCGTGGAAAAGATGAGCGGCGACGTGCAGGACGTGGAAGTCTCTGCGACTGAAGGCACCGGGCTGGACGAGCTGCTGGAGAAGATCGCGCTGCAGGCCGAATTGCTCGAGCTGAAGGCTCGCCCGGACCGCGACGCCGAAGCCACCGTGATCGAAGCGCAGCTGGACAAGGGCCGCGGCCCCGTTGCCACCGTGCTGGTGACGCGCGGCACGCTGAAGCGCGGCGATACCTTCGTCGTCGGTACGGAAAGCGGCCGCGTGCGCGCCGTGGTCAACGATGCCGGCAAGCAGATCAAGGAAGCCGGCCCCTCCATGCCGGTGGAAGTGCTGGGCCTGGGCGGCGTGCCGTCCGCTGGCGACGTGCTGACCGTGGTGGAGAACGAAGCGCGTGCCCGCGAAGTGGCGCAGTACCGCCAGGAAAAGGCCACGGAAAAGCGCACTGCGCTGGCCCCGACCAGCTTCGACACCATGTTCAACCAGGCGAACGTCATCGAATGGCCGTGCGTTGTGAAGGCGGACGTGCAGGGCAGCGTGGAAGCGATCGTGAACGCGCTGCACAACCTTTCGAACGACGATATCAAGGTGCGCGTGCTGCATGCAGGCGTTGGCGCCATCACCGAAAGCGACGTGACGCTGGCAGCAGCATCCGGCGCGCCGATCATCGGCTTCGGCGTGCGTCCCAACCCCAAGGCGCGTGACCTGGTGAAGCGCGATGGCGTGCGGATGATGTATTACGATGTCATCTATCACCTGACCGACGACGTCACGAAGGAAATGATCGGCGAACTCGGCCCGCTCAAGGTCGAGAACGTGGTCGGCCGTGCACAGGTCAAGGAAGTCTTCAAGTCAGGCAAGAAGGACAAGGCGGCCGGTCTGCTGGTGGAAGAAGGCGTCATCCGCAAGGGCCTCCACGCCCGTCTCACGCGCGACGATGTCATTGTCTCCGCCACCACCATCGCCAGCCTCCGCCGCTTCAAGGACGATGTGGACGAAGTCCGCGCGGGCCTGGAATGCGGCGTGGTCCTGGCCGACACCAACGACATCAAGGCTGGCGACCAGCTGGAAGTGTTCGAGGTGAACGAGGAAGAGCGCACGCTCTAA
- a CDS encoding site-2 protease family protein codes for MTETLLLAAIIVPCLIVAIVFHEVSHGWAALALGDPTAKEQRRLSFNPIRHVDPFGTVILPGMLYIIGAPPFGWAKPVPVNQRRLTNPRYGMMAVAAAGPAMNVLLATVGAVALGLLAATGDTGMVTETAATGLQVFILINIVLALFNMLPIPPLDGSHVVEGLLPRKWARHYGAVRKYGFVFLIILLLADWYFLDRWLLNGVVGPPVGWLMDQFIAIAAWTANLTR; via the coding sequence ATGACCGAGACCCTCCTCCTCGCCGCGATCATAGTGCCCTGCCTGATCGTGGCCATCGTGTTTCACGAGGTGAGCCACGGCTGGGCCGCGCTGGCACTGGGCGATCCCACGGCCAAGGAGCAGCGGCGGCTGAGCTTCAACCCCATCCGCCATGTCGACCCCTTCGGCACCGTCATCCTGCCCGGCATGCTATATATCATCGGCGCGCCACCCTTCGGCTGGGCCAAGCCCGTGCCGGTCAACCAGCGCCGCCTAACCAACCCGCGTTACGGCATGATGGCCGTGGCGGCGGCGGGTCCGGCGATGAACGTGCTACTGGCGACGGTCGGAGCGGTGGCGCTGGGCCTGTTGGCCGCGACGGGCGATACGGGCATGGTGACGGAGACTGCGGCGACAGGCCTGCAGGTGTTCATCCTGATCAATATCGTGCTGGCGCTGTTCAACATGCTGCCAATCCCGCCGCTCGACGGCAGCCATGTGGTCGAAGGGCTGCTGCCGCGAAAATGGGCGCGGCATTACGGTGCGGTGCGTAAATACGGCTTCGTGTTTCTGATCATCCTGCTTTTGGCGGACTGGTATTTCCTCGACCGTTGGCTGCTGAACGGCGTGGTCGGCCCGCCGGTCGGCTGGCTGATGGATCAGTTCATTGCGATTGCGGCGTGGACCGCAAATCTGACGCGCTAG
- the rbfA gene encoding 30S ribosome-binding factor RbfA: MARTASTPEQQSVRVLKVGERVRHILSELLARQEVHDPVVSAANISVTEVRMTPDLRNAAAYVKPLLGSEEDAVIKALRQNTAFLQREVAKRLGLKFAPKLQFKPDESFDEADRIERLLDDPRVARDLDEDEPASEDPDATP, translated from the coding sequence ATGGCCCGCACCGCTTCCACTCCCGAACAGCAATCCGTCCGCGTCCTGAAGGTGGGGGAGCGCGTGCGCCACATCCTGTCGGAGCTGCTCGCCCGGCAGGAAGTGCATGACCCGGTTGTCAGCGCGGCGAATATCTCGGTGACGGAGGTGCGCATGACGCCGGACCTGCGCAACGCCGCAGCTTACGTGAAACCGCTGTTGGGCTCGGAAGAGGATGCCGTGATCAAGGCGCTGCGCCAGAACACCGCCTTCCTGCAGCGCGAGGTCGCCAAGCGGCTGGGCCTGAAATTCGCGCCGAAGCTGCAGTTCAAACCGGACGAAAGCTTCGACGAGGCCGATCGGATCGAGCGGCTGCTGGACGATCCGCGCGTCGCCCGCGACCTGGACGAGGACGAGCCGGCCTCCGAGGATCCGGACGCAACCCCCTAA
- the nusA gene encoding transcription termination factor NusA — translation MASPISANKAELLAIANAVSSEKMIDKAIVIEAIEEAIQKAARARYGAENDIRAKLDPLTGDLRLWRVVEVVEEVEDYFKQVDLKAAQKLEDGASVGDFIVDPLPPVDLGRIDAQSAKQVIFQKVRDAERERQFEEFQDRAGEVITGVIKSVEFGHVIVNLGRAEGVIRRDQQIPREAARVGERVRALITKVERNNRGPQIFLSRAHPDFMRKLFAQEVPEIYDGIIEIKAAARDPGSRAKIGVISHDSSIDPVGACVGMKGSRVQAVVQELQGEKIDIIPWSDDTATFVVNALQPATVARVVLDEEESRIEVVVPDDQLSLAIGRRGQNVRLASQLTGHQIDIMTEEEASEKRSKEFAERSKMFEEELDVDETLSQLLVAEGFVELEEVAYVELEELAGIEGFDEELAEELQSRAQEAIQRQEETFRAERRELGVEDALAEIPHLTEQMLVVLGKAGIKELDDLADLATDELIAKKREAPRRRQSPAEKLADGPPVRRPQREQDRGGVLGAFGLSEEQGNEIIMAARAHWFEDEEPAAAPAPATEEAADAESSQ, via the coding sequence ATGGCCAGTCCGATTTCCGCCAACAAGGCAGAATTGCTCGCGATCGCAAACGCGGTTTCCAGCGAGAAGATGATCGACAAGGCGATCGTCATCGAAGCGATCGAGGAAGCGATCCAGAAGGCGGCGCGTGCCCGCTATGGTGCGGAGAACGATATCCGTGCCAAGCTGGACCCGCTGACGGGCGACCTGCGCCTGTGGCGCGTCGTGGAAGTGGTCGAGGAAGTCGAAGACTACTTCAAGCAGGTGGACCTGAAAGCCGCCCAGAAGCTGGAAGACGGCGCGAGCGTTGGCGATTTCATCGTCGACCCGCTGCCCCCGGTGGACCTGGGCCGCATCGACGCGCAGAGTGCCAAGCAGGTGATCTTCCAGAAGGTCCGCGATGCGGAGCGCGAGCGCCAGTTCGAGGAATTCCAGGACCGCGCCGGCGAGGTCATCACCGGTGTCATCAAGTCGGTCGAATTCGGCCATGTCATCGTGAACCTGGGCCGGGCCGAAGGCGTCATCCGCCGCGACCAGCAGATCCCGCGCGAAGCTGCCCGTGTGGGCGAGCGCGTCCGCGCGCTGATCACCAAGGTGGAACGCAACAACCGCGGCCCGCAGATTTTCCTCAGCCGCGCGCACCCCGATTTCATGCGCAAGCTGTTCGCGCAGGAAGTGCCCGAAATCTACGACGGCATCATCGAGATCAAGGCCGCCGCCCGCGACCCGGGCAGCCGCGCCAAGATCGGCGTGATCAGCCACGACAGCAGCATCGATCCGGTCGGCGCCTGCGTCGGTATGAAGGGCAGCCGCGTGCAGGCCGTGGTGCAGGAACTGCAGGGCGAAAAGATCGACATCATCCCCTGGAGCGATGACACCGCAACCTTCGTCGTCAACGCATTGCAGCCCGCCACCGTGGCGCGCGTGGTGCTGGACGAGGAAGAAAGCCGCATCGAAGTCGTCGTGCCGGACGATCAGCTTTCGCTGGCCATCGGTCGCCGCGGCCAGAACGTGCGCCTTGCCAGCCAGCTTACCGGTCACCAGATCGACATCATGACGGAGGAAGAAGCCTCCGAGAAGCGCAGCAAGGAATTCGCCGAGCGCTCCAAGATGTTCGAGGAAGAGCTGGACGTCGACGAAACGCTTTCTCAGCTGCTGGTCGCCGAAGGCTTCGTGGAACTGGAAGAAGTCGCTTACGTGGAGCTGGAAGAGCTCGCCGGCATCGAAGGCTTCGACGAGGAGCTGGCCGAGGAACTTCAGTCCCGCGCGCAGGAAGCCATACAGCGGCAGGAAGAGACCTTCCGCGCCGAACGCCGCGAACTGGGCGTGGAAGATGCGCTGGCCGAAATCCCGCACCTGACCGAGCAGATGCTCGTCGTGCTGGGCAAGGCCGGCATCAAGGAGCTGGACGACCTGGCAGACCTCGCCACGGACGAACTGATCGCCAAGAAGCGCGAAGCCCCGCGTCGCCGCCAGAGCCCGGCCGAAAAGCTGGCCGATGGCCCGCCTGTGCGTCGTCCGCAGCGCGAGCAGGACAGGGGCGGCGTGCTGGGCGCGTTCGGCCTGTCCGAAGAGCAGGGCAACGAGATCATCATGGCCGCCCGTGCACACTGGTTCGAAGACGAAGAACCGGCTGCCGCACCCGCGCCCGCAACAGAGGAGGCCGCCGATGCGGAATCCTCGCAATGA
- a CDS encoding DUF448 domain-containing protein gives MRNPRNETLGSPTSVDSGGRDAKGTAPERRCILTGRIAPREELVRLAVSPDGAVLPDALARAPGRGAWIGVARPELEAAIADGRLKSALARAFKSGKLDVPGDLPELVENALVRSFLDRLGLEKRSGRLILGSDRIDRAARTGQVSALYHASDARDDGSRKLDQAWRVGSDAEGTELKGAVLPLDRATLSVALGRENVVHLALGDRPSAARVEGPLRRLQTYLGAGPPSEAVPPG, from the coding sequence ATGCGGAATCCTCGCAATGAGACCCTAGGTTCCCCGACATCCGTGGATAGCGGCGGGCGCGATGCGAAAGGCACCGCGCCCGAACGCCGCTGCATACTGACCGGGCGGATTGCTCCGCGCGAAGAGCTCGTCCGGCTGGCTGTCAGCCCGGACGGCGCCGTGCTGCCCGATGCGCTGGCCCGTGCGCCGGGCCGCGGCGCGTGGATCGGAGTCGCGCGGCCCGAGCTGGAAGCAGCGATTGCCGATGGCCGGCTTAAGAGCGCGCTGGCGCGTGCGTTCAAGAGCGGCAAGCTGGACGTGCCAGGCGACCTTCCGGAGCTGGTCGAAAATGCGCTCGTGCGCAGCTTTCTTGACCGACTGGGCCTCGAAAAACGCAGCGGACGCCTTATCTTGGGGTCTGACAGGATCGACCGTGCCGCGCGCACCGGGCAGGTCTCGGCCCTGTATCACGCATCCGACGCGCGCGATGATGGCAGCCGCAAGCTCGACCAGGCGTGGCGTGTCGGCAGCGATGCGGAAGGCACCGAGCTGAAAGGCGCAGTCCTGCCACTGGACCGGGCAACCCTGTCTGTGGCATTGGGCCGCGAGAACGTCGTCCACCTCGCGCTGGGCGACAGGCCATCGGCGGCCCGTGTGGAAGGGCCGCTGCGGCGTCTGCAGACCTATCTGGGGGCCGGTCCCCCAAGCGAAGCGGTTCCGCCCGGATAG